A stretch of the Oncorhynchus mykiss isolate Arlee chromosome 23, USDA_OmykA_1.1, whole genome shotgun sequence genome encodes the following:
- the LOC110502797 gene encoding inward rectifier potassium channel 2, translating into MGSVRANRYSIVSTEEHGMKLATVAVPNGYGKGKVHTRHQPQSRFVKKDGHCNVQFINVSEKGQRYLADIFTTCVDIRWRWMFVIFCLAFLLSWLFFGCVFWLVAIFHGDLENDAQKCVSNVSSFTAAFLFSIETQTTIGYGYRYVTDECPVAVFMVVFQSIVGCIIDAFIIGAVMAKMAKPKKRNETLVFSHNATVAMRDNKLCLMWRVGNLRKSHLVEAHVRAQLLKSRTTAEGEFIPLDQVDIDVGFDSGVDRIFLVSPITIVHEISEDSPFYDMSKQQLETSEFEIVVILEGMVEATAMTTQCRSSYLASEILWGHRFDPVLFEEKSYYKVDYSRFHKTYEVPSTPLCSARDLAEKKYILSSSNSFCYENEVALTNKEETDEGNGGSVGPDVTHTDNISDSARHQATVPLEPRPLRRESEI; encoded by the coding sequence ATGGGAAGTGTGCGAGCCAACCGCTACAGCATAGTGTCAACCGAGGAGCACGGCATGAAGTTGGCCACTGTGGCAGTGCCCAACGGGTACGGCAAGGGCAAGGTGCACACGAGGCACCAGCCCCAGAGCCGCTTTGTCAAGAAGGACGGTCACTGCAACGTGCAGTTCATCAATGTCTCTGAGAAGGGCCAGCGTTATCTCGCCGACATCTTTACGACCTGTGTGGACATCCGCTGGCGGTGGATGTTCGTCATCTTCTGCCTGGCGTTCCTCCTGTCGTGGCTGTTCTTCGGCTGTGTCTTCTGGCTGGTCGCCATCTTCCATGGGGACCTGGAGAACGACGCCCAGAAGTGTGTCTCCAACGTTAGTAGTTTTACTGCagccttcctcttctccatcgAGACCCAGACCACCATCGGCTATGGCTACCGCTACGTAACCGACGAgtgtcctgtggcggtcttcatggtGGTCTTCCAGAGCATTGTGGGCTGCATCATTGATGCCTTCATCATCGGCGCCGTCATGGCCAAGATGGCCAAGCCCAAGAAGAGGAACGAGACGCTGGTGTTCAGCCACAACGCTACAGTGGCCATGAGGGACAAcaagctgtgtctaatgtggCGCGTGGGGAACCTGAGGAAAAGCCACCTGGTGGAGGCCCACGTTCGGGCACAGCTCCTCAAGTCGCGCACCACTGCAGAGGGGGAGTTCATCCCTCTGGACCAAGTGGACATCGACGTGGGCTTCGACAGTGGAGTCGACCGTATCTTCCTGGTGTCCCCCATCACCATCGTCCACGAGATCAGCGAGGACAGCCCATTCTATGACATGAGCAAGCAACAGCTGGAGACGTCCGAGTTTGAGATCGTGGTGATCCTGGAGGGGATGGTGGAGGCCACGGCCATGACCACCCAGtgccgcagctcctacctggccAGCGAGATCCTCTGGGGCCACCGCTTTGACCCGGTGCTCTTTGAGGAGAAGAGCTACTACAAGGTGGACTACTCTCGCTTTCATAAGACTTACGAGGTGCCCAGCACTCCGCTGTGCAGTGCCAGAGACCTGGCAGAGAAAAAATACATCCTGTCCAGCTCCAACTCCTTCTGTTACGAGAACGAGGTGGCGCTGACTAACAAAGAGGAGACGGACGAGGGGAACGGGGGTAGCGTGGGCCCAGACGTAACTCACACAGACAATATCTCAGACTCTGCACGTCACCAGGCCACTGTGCCACTAGAGCCCAGGCCCCTGAGGCgagaatctgaaatataa
- the LOC110502798 gene encoding inward rectifier potassium channel 16 — MNKEYTKVSPSDPSVNAYTTTLSTVKAEIDYKRKKCRYVRKDGKCNVLFRHVPEEWLMYVTDIFTTLVEIRWRVMFLIFALSYIFSWLFFGIIYWVIAMANGDMKDPTNAPCVYEVRDFTGAFLFSLETQTTIGYGFRGMSENCMVAIIVVTVQDVISCFIDTFVIGIAVAKMASARKRAQTVGFSNCAVINLQNGQLCLSWRIGDFRRHHMVEGKARAQIFRPNMHATGTEDVNYKDLEIKQSDLILAIPTTIIHVIEPSSPLYRMSLEDLRKDDFELVVSFTYTDDSTGILHQTRTSYTPDEIHWGHLFQEMLNVNRRYYKVDYSMFHHTAKVLVPEVSAEEYEQMKLGHYPRNSPRPKRPCINRKPPTVTVELVNGTPEPKEHVAMVATIAAVCEDHGHLCLTRNPVLT; from the coding sequence ATGAACAAAGAGTACACCAAGGTCAGTCCCTCTGATCCCTCCGTAAACGCCTACACCACCACCCTGTCCACTGTGAAGGCCGAGATCGACTACAAGCGCAAGAAGTGCCGCTACGTCCGCAAAGATGGCAAGTGCAATGTCCTGTTCCGCCATGTTCCTGAGGAGTGGCTCATGTATGTCACCGACATCTTCACCACGCTGGTGGAGATCAGATGGCGCGTCATGTTCCTCATCTTTGCCCTCTCCTACATCTTCTCCTGGCTCTTCTTTGGCATCATCTATTGGGTGATTGCCATGGCTAACGGCGACATGAAAGACCCTACTAACGCCCCCTGCGTGTACGAGGTGAGGGACTTCACTGGGGCTTTCCTCTTCTCACTGGAGACCCAGACCACGATCGGTTATGGTTTTAGAGGGATGTCGGAGAACTGCATGGTGGCGATCATCGTTGTGACTGTGCAGGACGTCATCAGCTGTTTTATTGACACATTTGTCATTGGTATCGCTGTGGCGAAGATGGCATCGGCACGGAAACGGGCGCAGACGGTGGGCTTCAGCAACTGCGCCGTCATTAACTTGCAAAATGGGCAGTTGTGCCTGTCTTGGAGGATTGGGGACTTCCGCCGGCACCACATGGTGGAGGGGAAGGCTCGCGCCCAAATCTTCCGCCCCAACATGCACGCCACAGGCACGGAAGATGTCAACTACAAGGACCTGGAAATCAAACAGAGTGATTTAATTTTAGCGATACCAACCACCATCATCCACGTTATTGAGCCAAGTAGTCCACTCTACCGCATGAGCCTAGAGGATCTTCGGAAAGATGACTTTGAGTTGGTGGTGTCCTTCACCTACACAGATGACTCGACGGGCATCCTGCACCAGACCCGCACCTCCTACACGCCCGACGAGATCCACTGGGGACATCTGTTCCAAGAGATGCTGAATGTTAACCGGAGGTACTACAAGGTAGACTACTCCATGTTCCACCACACTGCTAAGGTCCTGGTTCCGGAGGTCAGTGCAGAAGAGTACGAGCAAATGAAGCTTGGGCATTACCCACGCAACTCGCCGCGCCCCAAGCGCCCATGCATTAATCGCAAACCCCCGACTGTGACTGTAGAACTGGTGAACGGCACCCCAGAACCAAAGGAACATGTAGCCATGGTTGCCACTATTGCAGCAGTTTGTGAGGATCACGGACATTTGTGTCTTACAAGGAACCCCGTTCTGACATAG